In bacterium YEK0313, one genomic interval encodes:
- the gsiB_9 gene encoding Glutathione-binding protein GsiB precursor: MFRPSRRSVLTLAAAGAGAGLLGPRAFGQAERETHGISSFGDLKYGPDFKHFDFVNPGAPKGGTFIHSPSSWGFNQNPNTFNTMNTFVLRGDAPPQLDGIYASLMAGGGDEPDSLYGLAAERVRISADGLTYRFRLRDIARFHDGSPITAADVAWSLTTLKEKGHPILRVLLRDVAGAEAEEERLVKVTFAEGRARDLPLTVAGMPILSKAYYATRDFEASTMELPLGSSAYKVGRFEPGRFIEYERVKDWWGERLPVSVGQNNFDIVRLEFFRDRDVAFEAFKSRAYTFREEFTARVWATQYDFPAVRDGRVVRKELPDETPSGAQGWFINTRRPKFADRRVREALGLAFDFEWTNKNVMFDAYKRTHSFFQNSPLMASGPPSPEELALLEPFRGKVADEVFGTPYSPPASDGSGQDRNLLRRATALLREAGCTLRDNKLLDPQGQPLTVEFLDFENSLERHTQPFVANLRRLGIEAGIRRVDSAQYQSRLKDYDFDMTVRRYSLSLTPGEGMRSFFGSASGREPGSNNLAGIADPVLDALIEKALVASSRAELTVICKAIDRVLRAGRYWVPNWYKGSHTIAFWDLFGFPETKPRYSRGAPATWWYDQAKAAKLG; the protein is encoded by the coding sequence ATGTTCCGACCCTCCCGCCGCTCCGTCCTGACCCTCGCCGCGGCCGGCGCCGGCGCCGGCCTTCTGGGCCCCAGGGCCTTCGGTCAGGCCGAGCGCGAGACCCACGGCATCTCCTCTTTCGGCGATCTGAAATACGGGCCCGACTTCAAGCATTTCGACTTCGTCAATCCGGGCGCGCCGAAAGGCGGCACCTTCATTCACAGCCCGTCGAGCTGGGGCTTCAACCAGAACCCCAACACCTTCAACACGATGAACACCTTCGTGCTGCGCGGCGACGCGCCGCCGCAGCTCGACGGCATCTATGCGAGCCTGATGGCCGGCGGCGGCGACGAGCCGGATTCGCTCTACGGCCTCGCCGCCGAGCGCGTGCGCATCTCGGCGGACGGCCTGACCTACCGCTTCCGCCTCCGCGACATCGCGAGGTTCCACGACGGCAGCCCGATCACCGCAGCCGACGTCGCCTGGAGCCTGACGACGCTGAAGGAGAAGGGCCACCCGATCCTGCGCGTGCTGCTGCGCGACGTCGCCGGCGCCGAGGCCGAGGAGGAGCGCCTGGTGAAGGTGACCTTCGCCGAGGGCCGCGCCCGCGACCTGCCGCTGACGGTCGCCGGCATGCCGATCCTGTCGAAGGCCTATTACGCGACGCGCGATTTCGAAGCCTCCACCATGGAGCTGCCGCTCGGTTCGTCAGCCTACAAGGTCGGCCGGTTCGAGCCCGGGCGCTTCATCGAATATGAGCGGGTCAAGGACTGGTGGGGCGAAAGGCTTCCCGTCTCGGTCGGGCAGAACAATTTCGATATCGTCAGGCTCGAATTCTTCCGCGACCGCGACGTCGCCTTCGAGGCCTTCAAGAGTCGGGCCTATACGTTCCGCGAGGAATTCACCGCGCGCGTCTGGGCGACACAATACGATTTTCCCGCCGTGCGCGACGGCCGGGTCGTCCGCAAGGAACTGCCCGACGAGACGCCGTCGGGCGCTCAGGGCTGGTTCATCAATACGCGGCGGCCGAAATTCGCCGACCGGCGCGTGCGCGAGGCGCTGGGGCTCGCCTTCGATTTCGAATGGACCAACAAGAACGTCATGTTCGACGCCTACAAGCGCACCCATTCGTTCTTCCAGAACTCGCCCCTGATGGCGTCCGGTCCGCCCTCGCCCGAGGAGCTCGCCCTGCTCGAGCCGTTCCGCGGCAAGGTCGCCGATGAGGTGTTCGGCACGCCCTATTCGCCCCCCGCTTCCGACGGTTCGGGCCAGGACCGCAACCTGCTTCGCCGCGCCACCGCGCTGCTGCGCGAGGCCGGCTGCACCCTGCGCGACAACAAGCTGCTCGATCCGCAGGGCCAGCCGCTGACCGTCGAGTTCCTCGATTTCGAGAATTCGCTGGAGCGGCACACCCAGCCTTTCGTCGCCAATCTCAGGCGGCTCGGCATCGAGGCCGGCATCCGCCGGGTCGATTCGGCGCAATACCAGTCGCGCCTGAAGGATTATGATTTCGACATGACGGTGCGCCGCTATTCGCTCTCGCTGACGCCGGGCGAGGGCATGCGCTCGTTCTTCGGTTCGGCGAGCGGCCGTGAGCCGGGCTCGAACAACCTGGCCGGCATCGCCGACCCCGTGCTCGACGCGCTGATCGAGAAGGCTCTGGTCGCCAGTTCGCGGGCCGAGCTCACCGTGATCTGCAAGGCGATCGACCGTGTGCTGCGCGCCGGCCGCTACTGGGTGCCCAACTGGTACAAGGGCAGCCATACCATCGCCTTCTGGGACCTTTTCGGCTTTCCCGAAACCAAGCCGCGCTACAGCCGCGGCGCGCCGGCCACCTGGTGGTACGACCAGGCGAAAGCCGCCAAGCTCGGTTAG
- the lrp_3 gene encoding Leucine-responsive regulatory protein, whose translation MQLDHLDRRILQELQRDGRITNQALAERVGLSATPCLRRVRLLEAAGVITGYVATIDQQAVDLPVSVFISIKLERQREEELDRFASAVAGWPEVMECYLMTGQRDYLMRVVCADLPAYESFLKEKLTRLDGVASIESSFALTQVKHTNVLPIG comes from the coding sequence ATGCAGCTCGACCATCTCGATCGCCGGATCCTCCAGGAACTGCAGCGCGACGGCCGGATCACCAACCAGGCGCTCGCCGAGCGGGTCGGCCTGTCGGCCACCCCGTGCCTGCGCCGCGTCAGGCTGCTGGAGGCGGCCGGTGTCATCACCGGTTATGTCGCCACCATCGACCAGCAGGCCGTCGACCTGCCGGTGAGCGTGTTCATCTCGATCAAGCTCGAGCGCCAGCGCGAGGAGGAGCTCGATCGGTTCGCCAGCGCCGTCGCCGGTTGGCCGGAAGTGATGGAATGCTATCTGATGACCGGCCAGCGCGACTATCTGATGCGGGTCGTCTGCGCCGACCTGCCGGCCTATGAGAGCTTCCTGAAGGAGAAGCTGACGCGCCTCGACGGCGTCGCCTCGATCGAATCGAGTTTTGCCCTGACCCAGGTCAAGCACACCAACGTCCTGCCGATCGGCTAA
- the aceE gene encoding Pyruvate dehydrogenase E1 component: MTDRRLAPLSALEQKVLWLASWTIHNANHLRASADGLKVGGHQASSASLATIMTALYFAVLRPEDRVAVKPHASPNFHAIQYLLGNQSRAKLETFRGYKGAQSYPSRTKDGDDVDFSTGSVGLGVAQTLFSSLVQDYVKAHGWAKDQPEGRMVALIGDAEMDEGNIYEALIEGWKHGLRNTWWVVDYNRQSLDAVIREGLWQRFEAMFRNFGWDVVILKYGKLLEAAFAEPGGTRLRDWIDTCPNQLYSALCFQGGAAWRKRLTDDIGDQGPVTRLIDSRSDADLARLMTNLGGHDLATLVEAFEQIDHDRPVCFIAYTIKGFGLPLQGHKDNHAGLMTPAQMDSLRQAMKIRSGHEWDRFEGLPVAADRLEAFLAEVPFAARGVRRHTAPKIAVPEMLACPAQPAMSTQQGFGLILNEIARLDTRFADRIVTTSPDVTVSTNLGAFVNRRGLFARESLADTFRQERIPSTFNWDFSPRGQHIELGIAEMNLFIMLSALGLSHSIHGERLLPIGTLYDPFIQRGLDALNYACYQDARFILAATPSGVTLAPEGGAHQSIATPLIGIAQDGIAAFEPAFVDELATIMRFGFDYIQRDGGEDPDETTWLRDETGGSIYLRLSTRTIDQPQRAMTPELARDIVNGAYWMRRPGPNCQVVIAYTGTVAPEAIAAAGLLSETHRDVGVLAITSADRLNAGWTAAERARQRGIHTAMSHIERLIAPLSRECGFVTVIDGHPATLAWIGSVHGHRLKSLGVEHFGQTGTIGDLYRHFGIDTNAILHAAQAVVAGRPVRYLAALP, from the coding sequence ATGACCGACCGCCGTCTCGCCCCCTTGTCGGCCCTCGAGCAGAAGGTGCTGTGGCTCGCCTCCTGGACGATCCACAATGCCAATCACCTGCGCGCCAGCGCCGACGGGCTGAAGGTCGGCGGCCACCAGGCCTCTTCCGCCTCGCTCGCCACCATCATGACCGCGCTCTACTTCGCCGTGCTGCGGCCGGAGGACCGGGTGGCGGTCAAGCCGCATGCGAGCCCGAACTTCCACGCCATCCAATATCTGCTCGGCAACCAGAGCCGCGCCAAGCTCGAGACCTTCCGCGGCTACAAGGGCGCGCAGAGCTATCCCTCGCGCACCAAGGACGGCGACGATGTCGACTTCTCCACCGGCTCGGTCGGGCTCGGGGTCGCCCAGACTTTGTTCTCCTCGCTCGTCCAGGACTATGTGAAGGCCCATGGCTGGGCCAAGGACCAGCCCGAGGGCCGCATGGTGGCCCTGATCGGCGACGCCGAGATGGACGAAGGCAACATCTACGAGGCGCTGATCGAGGGCTGGAAGCACGGCCTGCGCAACACCTGGTGGGTGGTCGACTACAACAGGCAGAGCCTGGACGCGGTGATCCGCGAGGGCCTGTGGCAGCGCTTCGAGGCCATGTTCCGCAATTTCGGCTGGGACGTGGTGATCCTGAAATATGGCAAGCTCCTGGAAGCGGCCTTTGCCGAGCCTGGCGGTACCAGGCTTCGGGACTGGATCGATACCTGCCCGAACCAGCTCTACTCCGCCCTCTGCTTCCAGGGCGGCGCCGCCTGGCGCAAGCGCCTCACCGACGATATCGGCGACCAGGGGCCGGTGACCCGGCTGATCGACAGCCGGTCGGACGCGGACCTCGCGCGGCTGATGACCAATCTCGGCGGCCACGATCTTGCGACGCTCGTGGAAGCCTTCGAGCAGATCGACCACGACCGGCCGGTCTGTTTCATCGCCTATACGATCAAGGGCTTCGGCCTGCCGCTGCAGGGTCACAAGGACAATCATGCCGGCCTGATGACGCCCGCCCAGATGGACAGCCTGCGCCAGGCGATGAAGATCCGTTCAGGCCATGAATGGGACCGGTTCGAAGGCCTGCCGGTCGCCGCCGACAGGCTCGAAGCCTTTCTCGCCGAGGTGCCTTTCGCGGCGCGCGGCGTCCGGCGCCATACCGCGCCGAAGATCGCCGTCCCCGAGATGCTCGCCTGTCCGGCGCAGCCTGCCATGTCGACCCAGCAGGGTTTCGGCCTGATCCTCAACGAGATCGCCCGGCTCGACACGCGCTTCGCCGACCGCATCGTCACCACCTCGCCGGACGTGACCGTGTCGACCAATCTCGGCGCCTTCGTCAACCGGCGCGGCCTGTTCGCGCGCGAGTCGCTTGCAGACACGTTCCGGCAGGAGCGCATCCCTTCGACCTTCAACTGGGACTTCTCGCCCAGGGGCCAGCATATCGAGCTCGGCATCGCCGAGATGAACCTGTTCATCATGCTCTCGGCGCTGGGCCTTAGCCATTCGATCCACGGCGAGAGGCTTCTGCCGATCGGCACGCTCTACGATCCCTTCATCCAGCGCGGCCTCGATGCCCTGAATTACGCCTGCTACCAGGATGCCCGCTTCATCCTGGCGGCAACCCCGTCGGGCGTGACGCTGGCGCCGGAGGGCGGCGCGCACCAGTCGATCGCCACCCCGCTGATCGGCATCGCGCAGGACGGCATCGCCGCCTTCGAGCCGGCCTTCGTCGACGAGCTCGCGACCATCATGCGGTTCGGCTTCGACTATATCCAGCGCGACGGCGGCGAGGATCCCGACGAGACCACCTGGCTGCGCGACGAGACCGGCGGCTCGATCTATCTCAGGCTGTCGACGCGCACCATCGACCAGCCGCAGCGCGCGATGACGCCCGAGCTTGCGCGCGACATCGTCAACGGCGCCTATTGGATGCGCCGGCCCGGGCCCAACTGCCAGGTGGTCATCGCCTATACCGGCACGGTCGCGCCGGAGGCGATCGCCGCCGCCGGCCTGCTCAGCGAAACCCATCGCGATGTCGGCGTGCTCGCCATCACCTCGGCCGACCGGCTGAATGCCGGCTGGACCGCCGCCGAGCGGGCGCGCCAGCGCGGCATCCACACGGCGATGAGCCATATCGAACGGCTGATCGCGCCGCTGTCGCGGGAATGCGGCTTCGTCACCGTCATCGACGGCCATCCCGCGACGCTCGCCTGGATCGGCTCGGTGCACGGCCACCGGCTGAAATCGCTCGGCGTCGAACATTTCGGCCAGACCGGCACGATCGGCGACCTCTACCGGCATTTCGGCATCGACACCAATGCCATCCTGCACGCGGCCCAGGCGGTCGTCGCCGGCCGCCCGGTGCGCTACCTCGCCGCGCTGCCCTGA
- the rna gene encoding Ribonuclease I precursor: protein MSIAVFRRLGALAFAGVLAASAGIGTALGQARHGATPGEFDFYVLALSWSPSFCEAQGERSSRSMQCAGDRPFSFVVHGLWPQFTRGFPEYCQVPAPDLDRRIVNGMLDIMPAPGLVRQQWAKHGTCSGARSPGAYFETVRQARAKIRIPQEFEAISEIRTVSPDEVEEAFVRANPGLQRDMISVQCDAHRLREVRICIGRDMNFSACEEAERRSCRRERLAMPPVRPGRS from the coding sequence ATGTCGATTGCAGTGTTCAGGCGCCTCGGCGCCCTGGCCTTCGCGGGTGTGCTGGCCGCTTCGGCGGGCATCGGTACGGCACTCGGCCAGGCCCGGCACGGCGCGACCCCGGGCGAGTTCGATTTCTACGTCCTCGCCCTGTCCTGGTCGCCGTCCTTCTGCGAGGCGCAGGGCGAGCGGTCGAGCCGCTCCATGCAATGCGCCGGCGACCGGCCCTTCAGCTTCGTGGTCCACGGCCTCTGGCCACAATTCACCCGCGGCTTCCCGGAATATTGCCAGGTTCCGGCGCCCGATCTCGACCGGCGCATCGTCAACGGCATGCTCGACATCATGCCGGCGCCGGGTCTCGTGCGCCAGCAATGGGCCAAGCACGGCACCTGCTCGGGCGCCCGCTCGCCGGGCGCCTATTTCGAGACCGTGCGCCAGGCGCGCGCCAAGATCCGCATTCCGCAGGAATTCGAGGCCATTTCCGAGATCCGCACCGTCTCGCCCGACGAGGTCGAGGAAGCCTTCGTGCGCGCCAATCCCGGCCTGCAGCGCGACATGATCAGCGTCCAGTGCGACGCCCACCGCCTGCGCGAGGTGCGCATCTGCATTGGCCGGGACATGAATTTCAGCGCCTGCGAGGAGGCCGAGCGGCGCTCGTGCCGACGCGAGCGGCTGGCCATGCCGCCGGTCCGCCCGGGCCGGAGCTGA
- the mltA gene encoding Membrane-bound lytic murein transglycosylase A precursor, producing the protein MRGRLVRCAGLAALVLAAAAQGTRARAASELLLLLRPPTSAAGLPSEPRLADPAPPGQTAALPPAGPATVVPPEPAAEPPLVPPAPETHASGFPLVFPDAWLEAATFAAVPGWDEDRQDLAFKPFLVSCRQIMRARAAPRVGQPIWFALRDICPRALALPQPVDRAAAKAFFETEFRPARIAKMNEASGFLTGYYEPEVEASRERTETYRVAFLSRPDDLANGRGVTSGAFDARGGAGRWVEGRLLPYFDRGEIEEGALDGRGLEIAWVRDPVDLLFTQIQGSARLRFADGSTLRIGYAAHNGHRYVPVGRVLVERGIATREQMSMDFIRTWMGQNPDAARDVRRQNRSYVFFRVKSELSHEDGPIGGQGVPISDWRSLAIDRNVHAYGTPVYIDGLMPTGPSESGEPFRRLMIAQDTGSAIVGPARGDLFLGTGPEAGSTAGRIRHRADWYVLLPAGLSPAAANVPLPQPRPAR; encoded by the coding sequence ATGAGAGGTCGCCTGGTCCGCTGCGCCGGCCTTGCGGCCCTGGTGCTGGCGGCGGCAGCGCAGGGCACGCGGGCCCGGGCGGCCAGCGAACTTCTCCTGCTGCTGCGGCCGCCAACCTCGGCCGCGGGCCTTCCCTCCGAACCGCGGCTCGCCGATCCCGCGCCACCCGGCCAGACCGCGGCTTTGCCGCCGGCCGGGCCGGCGACCGTTGTGCCGCCCGAACCCGCAGCCGAGCCGCCGCTGGTGCCGCCGGCGCCCGAGACCCACGCTTCCGGCTTTCCTCTGGTCTTCCCCGATGCCTGGCTCGAGGCGGCGACCTTCGCCGCTGTGCCGGGCTGGGACGAAGACCGCCAGGACCTTGCCTTCAAGCCCTTCCTCGTGTCCTGCCGGCAGATCATGCGGGCGCGCGCCGCGCCGCGCGTCGGCCAGCCGATCTGGTTCGCCCTGCGAGACATCTGCCCGCGCGCGCTGGCGCTGCCGCAGCCGGTCGACCGCGCTGCCGCAAAAGCCTTTTTCGAAACCGAGTTCCGGCCCGCCCGCATCGCCAAGATGAACGAGGCGAGCGGCTTCCTCACCGGCTATTACGAGCCGGAGGTGGAGGCCTCGCGCGAACGGACGGAGACCTATCGCGTCGCCTTCCTGTCCCGTCCCGACGATCTTGCCAACGGCCGCGGGGTGACGTCTGGCGCCTTCGACGCCCGCGGCGGCGCCGGGCGCTGGGTCGAGGGCCGCCTGCTGCCCTATTTCGACCGCGGCGAGATCGAGGAAGGCGCTCTCGACGGCCGCGGGCTGGAGATCGCCTGGGTGCGCGATCCCGTCGACCTCCTGTTCACCCAGATCCAGGGTTCGGCGCGGCTGCGCTTCGCCGACGGTTCGACATTGCGTATCGGCTACGCCGCGCATAACGGTCACCGCTATGTGCCGGTCGGCCGGGTCCTGGTCGAGCGCGGCATTGCGACCCGCGAGCAGATGTCGATGGATTTCATCAGAACCTGGATGGGCCAGAACCCGGATGCGGCACGCGACGTGCGTCGGCAGAACCGCTCCTATGTGTTCTTCCGGGTGAAGAGCGAGCTTTCGCATGAGGACGGGCCGATCGGCGGCCAGGGCGTGCCGATCAGCGACTGGCGCTCTCTCGCCATCGACCGCAATGTCCATGCCTATGGCACGCCGGTCTATATCGACGGCCTCATGCCGACCGGCCCGTCGGAATCGGGCGAGCCGTTCCGCCGCCTGATGATCGCCCAGGATACCGGATCGGCCATTGTCGGGCCGGCGCGCGGCGACCTGTTCCTCGGCACCGGGCCCGAGGCCGGCTCCACCGCCGGGCGCATCCGCCACCGCGCCGACTGGTACGTGCTGCTGCCGGCCGGTCTGTCGCCCGCAGCCGCCAACGTGCCCCTGCCCCAGCCGCGGCCGGCGCGATGA
- a CDS encoding Tim44-like domain protein, with the protein MNNAFDIYTIIFLALAVFIFFRLRSVLGTKTGQERDPFQPGDKNREAQRGPADVVPLPNRNGQQQPAPPPAAEPGQPAEPRWTNVAAAGSPAARGLDAIAGRDPSFDAVGFVGGAKSAYEMIVLAFAGGDRRTLRDLLAKDVFEGFEAAIKDRESRGETVETRFVGIEKADITDAQMRGDQAQVTLKFVSQLVTATRDRAGNVVDGSPDRVTDVTDIWTFARNVTDRDPNWRLIATEAGS; encoded by the coding sequence ATGAACAACGCATTTGACATCTACACGATCATCTTCCTGGCTCTTGCGGTGTTCATCTTCTTCCGCTTGCGTAGCGTGCTCGGCACCAAGACCGGCCAGGAGCGCGACCCGTTCCAGCCGGGCGACAAGAACCGCGAGGCTCAAAGGGGCCCGGCCGACGTCGTCCCCCTGCCGAACCGCAACGGCCAGCAGCAGCCCGCCCCGCCCCCGGCGGCCGAGCCGGGCCAGCCGGCCGAACCGCGCTGGACCAATGTCGCCGCCGCCGGCTCGCCGGCCGCGCGCGGCCTGGACGCCATTGCCGGGCGCGATCCGTCCTTCGACGCGGTCGGCTTCGTCGGCGGCGCCAAGTCGGCCTATGAGATGATCGTGCTGGCCTTTGCCGGCGGTGACCGCCGCACCCTGCGCGACCTGCTGGCCAAGGACGTTTTCGAAGGTTTCGAGGCCGCCATCAAGGACCGCGAGAGCCGCGGCGAGACGGTCGAGACCCGCTTCGTCGGCATCGAGAAGGCCGACATCACCGACGCGCAGATGCGCGGCGACCAGGCCCAGGTGACGCTTAAATTCGTCTCCCAGCTGGTCACCGCCACGCGCGACCGTGCCGGCAATGTCGTCGACGGCTCGCCCGACCGTGTCACCGACGTGACCGATATCTGGACCTTCGCGCGCAATGTCACCGACCGCGATCCGAACTGGCGTCTGATCGCGACCGAAGCCGGCAGCTGA
- a CDS encoding PIN domain protein: protein MTLVDTNVLLDLVTDDPKWADWSAAQLEAASLKGPLLINDVVYAELSVRYDRIEQVEALLDQAGLAIAPIPRAALFLAGKVFAQHRRSGGLRTGVLPDFFLGAHAAVAGLPLLTRDGGRYRAYFPSLELISPTM from the coding sequence GTGACGCTCGTCGACACCAATGTTCTGCTCGACCTTGTAACCGATGATCCAAAATGGGCGGATTGGTCGGCCGCCCAACTCGAGGCAGCCAGTCTCAAGGGACCATTGCTGATCAACGATGTCGTCTATGCCGAGCTGTCCGTTCGATATGATCGCATCGAGCAGGTCGAGGCACTCCTCGATCAGGCCGGCCTCGCGATCGCTCCGATTCCGCGCGCGGCCCTGTTTCTCGCCGGCAAGGTTTTCGCGCAGCACCGCAGGTCGGGCGGCCTGCGCACCGGCGTGCTGCCTGATTTCTTCCTTGGCGCGCATGCCGCCGTCGCCGGCCTTCCGCTTCTCACCCGCGACGGTGGTCGCTACCGCGCCTATTTTCCATCGTTGGAGCTGATCTCGCCGACCATGTGA
- a CDS encoding putative regulator PrlF, whose product MSTTVTAKGQVTIPKPVRDLLGIVPGSKVDFRRAADGSVVIARVDGKPSAGRFRKLRGHAGKGMDTDAIMALTRGEA is encoded by the coding sequence ATGTCGACGACGGTCACAGCAAAAGGACAGGTGACGATCCCGAAACCGGTCCGCGATCTTCTGGGGATCGTGCCCGGCAGCAAGGTCGATTTCCGCCGCGCCGCCGACGGCAGCGTGGTGATTGCGCGCGTCGACGGCAAGCCGTCCGCAGGCCGTTTCCGGAAGCTGCGTGGCCATGCCGGAAAAGGAATGGATACCGACGCGATCATGGCTCTGACGCGCGGCGAAGCGTGA